GGCTATGGCGCAGGCAGGTACGATGCGCGCCATCTGGCAGTGCACGATGTCGGGCCGCTCTTTGGCGAGCATGCGGGTGTAGGCCAGCATTCCTTTCAGATAGCCGCTTTTGCCGTTGTAGAAATCAATATCGTACCATTTCATCCCCACAGCTTTGGCTTCCGCAACCAAAGGGCCGTCTGAAGAAGCCAGAACCACGGTATGGCCGTGTTCGTGCAACAGCTTGCCCAAACGGAACGCTGCGTGTTCGGTGCCGCCCAGGCCGCTCATTGAAGTTGTGATGATAATTTTCATGGGTGCGATAGTTTTTGCATTTGTTAATTACAGTTGGACATAAAAACGATGTAAAAGATGCCTGCCGGTATGCAAATAAACTTTAACGGCAGGCAAGGTTTTTCAGACGGCCTTTACCGAAAGGCCGCCGCAGGTGTTTATATGCGGTATGCTTCCATCGTGGTCCGGTAGATTTCTTCGTCGGAACACAAAGCGTTAACGTGTTTGTTTAACGCCTTGCCCAACTGCTGCCGCAAGGGTTTGTCGTAAACCAGTTTTTCCACGGCGTCGGCAAAGCCCTGTTCGTCGCCGAGCTTGAAGCAGTAGCCCGTTTCGCCCTGTATTACCATTTCGGTGATGCCGCCCATGTTGTAGGTCACGACGGGGGTTTCATACAGCCCCGCCTCCAGCACATTGTTGCCCACACCCGCGCAGCTGTCGCCGGGGCAGCGGGGGTTGTTCAGCAAAATATCCACTTCTTTGAAATATTCGGTCAGATTGCGCACGCCGCCGAGAAAAGTTACTTTGTCGGCCACGCCCAAACGATCGGCCTGCGCTTTGAGTTTGTCCATGTCTTCGCCCACGCCCGCGATGTTGAGGCGGACGGGCAGGTGGCGGTCGAGCAGTATTTTGAAAATATCCAGCGTTTGATCCACCGCGCGCAGATAGTCGAGCCTTGAGAGCGTGCCCAGCGTTACATAATCTTTTTCAGCCTTTTCGGGCACATAATCCACTTTGTGCAGGGCGTTGTAAGTATAGGTGACGCGGTTTGCGGGAAAGCCGTGGCGGATTAATTTGTCGCGTTCGTGTTTGCAGTTGGCGATGATATACACGCCCAGCCTGCGGAAAATCTTCACCACTTTCGGATAGGTTTCCGCCACCAGGCCGCGGGCGTGCCAAAACACCTTGGTGCGCGGCGACGCAAGTTTGGCGGCTACGGCGCAGGCGGGCACGATGCGCGCCATCTGGCAGTGGACGATATCGGGTTTTTCCTGCCGCACCAGTTTGAAAAACGCCTGCATTCCCTTCAAATAACCCAACCCGCCGCCGTTATAGAAATCAATGGGCTGCCACTTCATGCCCGCTTCGCGGCAATCGCCGACCAGCGGGCCGTCTGAAGAGGCCAGCAGCACTTCGTGTCCCTTGTTGCACAACAAACGCCCCAAACGGTAGGTGGCGTTTTCCGTGCCGCCCAAGCCGCTCATCGAGGTGGCTAGAATGATTTTCATGAATCAATACCTTTTATTATAAGTTTCAGCAGAGTAAACGTTTTCAGACGGCCTGCGTCCGAAGAAATAAACGGCCAGCAGAAAGCAGGGCAGCCAGATAAAAGGCAGCCGCAGAATAGACGAAGGAATAAACCCGCCGATTAAAAACACGGCCATGCCGGTTAGGGCAAACATACGCACCTTGCCGCTGATGCCGCCCGCCGCTGCAAACAGGGTGGTGTAGCCTGCCACATAAAGCAGGAAACCCAGCAGCGACACGATGCCGAAGCCCAGATAAAGCTCGATAACGAAACTGTGCGGGTTTTCAAACCCCAAACTGCTGCCGATGTGGCCGCCGAAAAATTCGCCGAAGTTTTTCGGGCCGTAGCCGGTGAACAGGGCGGGAATATTGTTCCAAAAGTGGTTGTAGATTTCCTGGCGCGAAGAAACTGAATTGTCGCTGCCGAAATCGTATAAAAAGAGATAAATGCGGGTGGAAAAACGCTCTAAAAATTCGTTGCTGTTTAACGAGAGCAGAAAATCCTGCACCGCATATTGCGGAATCATGGCCACCAGCAGGTAAAGCAGCACGATGGAAAACACGGTGGCCAAGCCGTTTTTACGGTAGAGCAGCGTTAACAGGGCAACCAGAAAATAACAGGCGATGGCGGTGCGCGACACACTGGCGAAAATCACCAGGCCGAGCAGCGCAAACAAGCCCCAGCCGACCAGCACCTCTTTGCGGTTGCGGCCCAGCTGCGTGAAAAACACCAACACGGCGGGCGTGAGGCACACGGCGGTGGTGGCGAGGTTGTTGGGGTTGAAAAACAACCCTTTCACCGCACCCGCTTCCAGCGCCAGCTCTTCGATAGCGGTAACAAACTGAATGCCTGCGCCGATTTCGAAAAAAGGCGGAATACAGATAAACGCCGCAAAAAACAGAATCAGCCGCTGGATAAAGCCCAGCGGGTTGGGCGAGTGCGCAACGATTTGGTAGAGCAGGTAGAAAAAACACGGCAGCGAGAGGAAAAACATCAAATCGACAAACTGGGAGCCGGTAATCGGCGAAATCACCAAATGCAGCGCGCTCCAGCCCGCCATCACGGCCAAGCCCGCAAGCAGCACGGCGATGCCCGAAGGAAAGCGTTTGTTTTCGAGCAGGACGGCAAGCACCGTGCAGAGGATAAACAGAATGGTTAAAAGGTTGTCGATACGTTGGATGCCGAGAAAATACGACATCGCCGGGCCGACCATATAGGCGCCCAGCATGCCGTAAACCAGCAGCATATACAGATGGATGTTTTTAACTTTCATCGCCTGCCCCGTTAGTTGTGCGCAGTATTAAGCACGGCGCGGTATTGCGCTTTGATTTGCCCGATTACACTTTGTTCGCCGTATTCGTTCAAACAGTTTTCGCGCAGCACGGCGGCATCGTAGCGGCCGCGGTTTTCATACAGTTCCACCAGCGCGCCGGCCAGCGCACCGATGTTTTCGGTGGGCACCAGCAGGCCGTTTTCGGGGGTAACGGTAGAGTTCGGCCCGCCGCAGCGGGTGGCGATAACGGGCAGCCCCTGCGACAAGGCTTCAATGAAGACCACGCCGAAGGTTTCGTGGCGGCTGGCCAGCACGAAAGCATCGCTTTGGCGCATCAGGGCCAGCACTTCTTCGTTTTGCAGTTTGCCCAAAAACGTAACCGAATTTCCGATGCCGAGTTTGCGGGTCAGTTCGTGCAGTTGCGCATCGGCCAGGCCGGTGCCGCCGATTTTCAGCTTGAGGCCGGGGTGCTTTTTCAGCGCTTCGGCAAAGGCGGGCAGCAGAATGTCGTAGCCTTTGTTGTAGTTGAGGTGGGCAACCGAGCAAAACGTAAAACCGTCGTTCTGCGGTTTGTTTGCCGCATCGAAAGGCTCGGCGAATTTGGCCGGCAGGATGTTGGGGATATACTGCCAATCCAGCCCGTCGTATTCGCTTTCGAGCAGGCGGCAGAAATCGCGGCTCACGGCGATGCGGGCGGCGCATTGTTTTGCCGAACGCATCATGGCGTCGCGCTGCCAGTCGCGCACCAGTTTGCGCGCATAAGTGGAGCTGTGTTCGGTGAGCACATAGGGAATGCCGGTTTCGCTGTGGATTTCGTGCGCTAGAATGCCGCCGTAGTTCATGCTGTGGGCGTGGATGATGTCGGGGCGGCCGTGTTCGCGCACATAGCGGCGGAAGAGTTTCCAGCCCGCCTTCAGCCAGCGGCTGCGGTC
The sequence above is a segment of the Neisseria dentiae genome. Coding sequences within it:
- a CDS encoding glycosyltransferase family 4 protein yields the protein MKIILATSMSGLGGTENATYRLGRLLCNKGHEVLLASSDGPLVGDCREAGMKWQPIDFYNGGGLGYLKGMQAFFKLVRQEKPDIVHCQMARIVPACAVAAKLASPRTKVFWHARGLVAETYPKVVKIFRRLGVYIIANCKHERDKLIRHGFPANRVTYTYNALHKVDYVPEKAEKDYVTLGTLSRLDYLRAVDQTLDIFKILLDRHLPVRLNIAGVGEDMDKLKAQADRLGVADKVTFLGGVRNLTEYFKEVDILLNNPRCPGDSCAGVGNNVLEAGLYETPVVTYNMGGITEMVIQGETGYCFKLGDEQGFADAVEKLVYDKPLRQQLGKALNKHVNALCSDEEIYRTTMEAYRI
- a CDS encoding O-antigen ligase family protein; this encodes MKVKNIHLYMLLVYGMLGAYMVGPAMSYFLGIQRIDNLLTILFILCTVLAVLLENKRFPSGIAVLLAGLAVMAGWSALHLVISPITGSQFVDLMFFLSLPCFFYLLYQIVAHSPNPLGFIQRLILFFAAFICIPPFFEIGAGIQFVTAIEELALEAGAVKGLFFNPNNLATTAVCLTPAVLVFFTQLGRNRKEVLVGWGLFALLGLVIFASVSRTAIACYFLVALLTLLYRKNGLATVFSIVLLYLLVAMIPQYAVQDFLLSLNSNEFLERFSTRIYLFLYDFGSDNSVSSRQEIYNHFWNNIPALFTGYGPKNFGEFFGGHIGSSLGFENPHSFVIELYLGFGIVSLLGFLLYVAGYTTLFAAAGGISGKVRMFALTGMAVFLIGGFIPSSILRLPFIWLPCFLLAVYFFGRRPSENVYSAETYNKRY
- a CDS encoding glycosyltransferase: MHVLIIPSWYPSGPGDINGIFFQQQAQALQRAGVQVGVIAPVFRSMRGEPKSIFTGGYGVRSFVEAHIPTYLYKSMYFFPRTAIDRSRWLKAGWKLFRRYVREHGRPDIIHAHSMNYGGILAHEIHSETGIPYVLTEHSSTYARKLVRDWQRDAMMRSAKQCAARIAVSRDFCRLLESEYDGLDWQYIPNILPAKFAEPFDAANKPQNDGFTFCSVAHLNYNKGYDILLPAFAEALKKHPGLKLKIGGTGLADAQLHELTRKLGIGNSVTFLGKLQNEEVLALMRQSDAFVLASRHETFGVVFIEALSQGLPVIATRCGGPNSTVTPENGLLVPTENIGALAGALVELYENRGRYDAAVLRENCLNEYGEQSVIGQIKAQYRAVLNTAHN